A window of Mycobacteriales bacterium contains these coding sequences:
- a CDS encoding alpha/beta hydrolase, with protein sequence MGGPTYEHFDGTEGNVVHRVWPAEEPRRIVAVAHGYGEHIGRYEYLAETLTSDHGVVCGPDHLGHGRSDGERALVTDFEHLVDDLHTVIERVESAYPGLPTVLVGHSLGGLVAARYAQRHADELAGLVLSAPVVGSWKTSTDLLALTELPDEPLDTSTLSRDPAVAASYEADPMVYHGPFKQQTLRAIAGTLHVVNSGPGLGDLPTLWLHGQDDELVPLVESTAGIETLAPQDLTTRIYRGARHEVFNETNRDEVARDTIQFINRVTA encoded by the coding sequence GTGGGCGGGCCGACGTACGAACACTTCGACGGCACCGAGGGCAACGTCGTCCACCGGGTCTGGCCGGCCGAGGAGCCGCGTCGGATCGTGGCCGTGGCGCACGGCTACGGCGAGCACATCGGCCGCTACGAATACCTCGCCGAGACCCTCACCTCTGATCACGGCGTCGTCTGTGGCCCGGACCATCTCGGCCACGGTCGCAGCGACGGTGAGCGCGCGCTGGTCACCGACTTCGAGCACCTCGTCGACGACCTGCACACCGTGATCGAGCGGGTGGAATCGGCGTACCCCGGACTTCCGACCGTCCTGGTCGGGCACTCGCTCGGGGGGCTGGTCGCGGCGCGGTACGCCCAGCGTCATGCCGATGAGCTCGCAGGTCTGGTGCTCTCCGCACCCGTCGTCGGAAGTTGGAAGACCAGCACCGACCTCCTCGCCCTCACCGAACTGCCGGACGAGCCGCTCGACACCAGCACGCTGTCCCGCGACCCGGCGGTGGCGGCGTCCTACGAGGCGGATCCGATGGTCTACCACGGGCCGTTCAAGCAGCAGACGCTCCGGGCGATCGCCGGCACCCTGCACGTGGTGAACTCCGGCCCGGGACTCGGGGATCTGCCGACCCTGTGGCTGCACGGCCAGGACGACGAGCTCGTTCCGCTCGTCGAGTCGACCGCGGGCATCGAGACCCTCGCGCCACAGGACCTCACCACCCGGATCTACCGCGGCGCCAGGCACGAGGTCTTCAACGAGACCAACCGCGACGAGGTCGCGCGCGACACCATCCAGTTCATCAACCGCGTCACCGCCTAG
- a CDS encoding ferritin — protein MSTTDETAADSPFVTLLRAQVREEFTAHQQYIALAVWFDAHDLQRLAAHFYRQALEERNHAMMIVQYMLDRHIEVPIPGVGEVRNDFSEVRELIQLALDQEKRVTLQIEALFKAARDDGDFVGEQFVLWFLKEQVEEVAAMSTMLTITERAGDDLFQIEDVLAREQIGDRGASDGSAPKVAGTSV, from the coding sequence ATGTCGACGACCGACGAGACAGCAGCCGACTCACCGTTCGTGACCCTCCTGCGCGCGCAGGTGCGGGAGGAGTTCACGGCGCACCAGCAGTACATCGCGCTGGCGGTTTGGTTCGATGCGCACGACCTGCAACGCCTGGCCGCGCACTTCTACCGGCAGGCCCTCGAGGAGCGCAACCACGCGATGATGATCGTGCAGTACATGCTCGACCGGCACATCGAGGTGCCTATCCCCGGCGTTGGAGAGGTCCGCAACGACTTCAGCGAGGTGCGTGAGCTGATCCAGTTGGCACTGGACCAGGAGAAGCGGGTCACGCTGCAGATCGAGGCTCTCTTCAAAGCGGCCCGGGACGACGGCGACTTCGTCGGCGAGCAGTTCGTCCTCTGGTTCCTCAAGGAGCAGGTCGAGGAGGTGGCGGCGATGTCGACGATGCTCACCATCACCGAGCGGGCCGGCGACGACCTGTTCCAGATCGAGGACGTGCTGGCGCGCGAACAGATCGGCGACCGCGGCGCCTCCGACGGCTCGGCTCCGAAGGTCGCGGGCACGTCGGTCTAG
- a CDS encoding putative sulfate exporter family transporter, with protein MPTAVHPHPEAPHPRDAASDSQPVDAAARRVAALLPGIGLSLAIAVVATILGRVEPIIGSPVFGVVLGMVAAAVLRPGTTLRPGIGFTGKHVLQASIVVLGTGLSLVEVVHTGVSSLPVMLGTLALAGGATVVFGRLLHVDGNLRMLIGVGTGVCGASAIAAVTAVVGAIEVDVAYAISTIFAFNVAAVLLFPALGHLLGLSQHAFGLWAGTAINDTSSVVAAAYTYGTAAGAYGVVIKLTRSLMIVPVCLGLAAQQLRRRRHGTGTSVATSMPWLKVFPWFIVYFLLAAAANTMGLVPHGWHSLLAALATFLITVALAGIGLSARFGSMRTMGVRPLLLGAALWATVAVGSLAIQGATGLLT; from the coding sequence ATGCCCACTGCGGTGCACCCACACCCGGAGGCCCCGCATCCGCGGGACGCGGCGAGCGACTCGCAGCCGGTCGACGCCGCAGCCCGGCGGGTCGCCGCCCTGCTGCCGGGGATCGGCCTCAGCCTGGCGATCGCGGTCGTCGCGACGATCCTCGGCCGGGTCGAGCCAATCATCGGTAGCCCGGTCTTCGGCGTCGTGCTCGGGATGGTCGCCGCCGCCGTGCTGCGCCCCGGAACCACCCTCCGGCCCGGGATCGGGTTCACCGGCAAGCACGTCCTGCAGGCGTCCATCGTCGTACTCGGCACGGGGCTGTCGCTGGTCGAGGTCGTGCACACCGGTGTCTCGTCGCTGCCGGTCATGCTGGGCACACTGGCTCTCGCCGGCGGCGCCACCGTGGTGTTCGGTCGGCTGCTGCACGTCGACGGCAACCTGCGGATGCTCATCGGCGTCGGCACCGGTGTCTGCGGTGCCTCGGCGATCGCGGCGGTGACGGCGGTGGTCGGCGCGATCGAGGTCGACGTCGCCTATGCGATCTCCACGATCTTCGCGTTCAACGTCGCGGCGGTCCTGCTGTTTCCGGCGCTCGGGCACCTGTTGGGCCTGTCCCAGCATGCCTTCGGGCTGTGGGCCGGAACCGCCATCAACGACACCTCGTCGGTGGTGGCCGCCGCGTACACCTACGGGACTGCCGCCGGTGCCTACGGAGTGGTGATCAAGCTGACCCGCAGCTTGATGATCGTCCCGGTCTGCCTCGGCCTGGCGGCCCAGCAACTGCGCCGCCGCCGCCACGGCACCGGTACCTCGGTGGCGACGAGCATGCCGTGGCTGAAGGTCTTTCCCTGGTTCATCGTCTACTTCCTGCTCGCCGCGGCGGCCAACACGATGGGTCTGGTGCCGCACGGTTGGCATTCGCTACTCGCCGCTCTCGCGACCTTCCTGATCACCGTGGCGTTGGCCGGGATCGGCCTCTCGGCGCGGTTCGGGTCGATGCGCACCATGGGCGTCCGGCCACTCCTTCTCGGCGCGGCACTCTGGGCGACCGTCGCGGTCGGCAGTCTGGCGATCCAGGGCGCGACCGGCCTGCTGACGTGA
- a CDS encoding LysR family transcriptional regulator — translation MPLPAGTPELGALDLLISVAETGSLGQAARAHGISQPAVSMRLRSLERRLGLTLLERSTTGSRLTPDGVAVVDWARPVAEAVQGLLAGAAALRSERAGRLRIAASMTVAEYLVPGWLVGLHAMLPSVAVALQVGNSAQVADLVINRQVELGFVEGSRAPRGLRSRTVGADELVVVVAPGHKWARRRRPVTVSELAETPLVLREEGSGTREVLERLLNRPHTAPALELASTTAIKAAVAAGEAPAVLSRLAVAAELADRRLVTVPVAGIALRRSFRAIWPSAATLTDPARSLLQIVGRSSSGS, via the coding sequence ATGCCTCTACCGGCGGGAACGCCCGAGCTCGGCGCGTTGGATCTGCTCATCTCGGTGGCCGAGACGGGAAGCCTTGGCCAGGCCGCGCGGGCGCACGGGATCAGCCAGCCCGCGGTGAGCATGCGGCTGCGTTCGTTGGAACGGCGGCTGGGCCTGACCCTGCTGGAGCGGTCGACCACCGGATCGCGGCTGACGCCGGACGGGGTCGCGGTGGTGGACTGGGCCCGGCCGGTGGCGGAGGCGGTGCAGGGCCTGCTCGCGGGCGCCGCCGCGCTCCGCAGCGAGCGGGCGGGTCGGTTGCGGATCGCCGCCTCGATGACCGTGGCCGAGTATCTGGTCCCCGGTTGGCTGGTCGGCCTGCACGCGATGCTGCCGTCAGTGGCGGTCGCCTTGCAGGTCGGCAATTCCGCCCAGGTCGCCGATCTGGTGATCAACCGGCAGGTCGAACTCGGCTTCGTTGAGGGTTCCCGGGCGCCGCGGGGCCTGCGGTCCCGGACGGTCGGAGCGGACGAGTTGGTGGTCGTGGTGGCGCCCGGTCACAAATGGGCCCGCCGCCGACGGCCGGTGACGGTGTCCGAGCTGGCGGAAACTCCCTTGGTGCTTCGCGAGGAGGGGTCGGGCACGCGGGAGGTCCTCGAGCGGCTGCTGAACCGACCGCACACCGCGCCGGCCCTGGAGCTGGCATCGACGACGGCGATCAAGGCGGCGGTCGCCGCGGGCGAGGCGCCGGCCGTGCTGAGCCGGCTCGCGGTGGCCGCAGAGCTCGCCGATCGTCGGCTGGTCACCGTCCCCGTCGCCGGAATCGCGTTACGTCGGAGCTTCCGTGCCATCTGGC